The window TCGACATCGGCTGCGAAGACTCCTAATCGACATTGCCGAGTCGTAATCGCTCCAGAATTCACTGCAATCGGCCGCCCGAAGAAGGTAATCGATGTCGGAATTTCGCAATTACAATAAGCAATAATCAATTTCACGGATATGACATCCCATCTTGCAAATTTTTCCCTTGCTTGATTGCGCAGAAGAATTAGTAGAAAGTACCAGCAAGAACAGGGCAAAGGCCCCCCTTTGTTAGGAATACGATTCCCCCAACTGAGCAACGTCTGCCACAGAAGGACAACGATTCCCTTCTTTGGGCTTTTTCGAGGGTCCTTGCACTGCATTGTTCACCAGCACGCGAGGCTTTAATACCAGCGTCTCCTCTGCTGTTGAACGCATTCTGCATTTAAGGTAATTTCTACATTTCCTCTCGCTAGTTGAAGATGTTTGTTGCATTATTTTATGGCTTCCACTGCATTCTTTGGTCACTGAGAGCCAATATGTTGTTCTAGTTGTGCTGAAACCCCGTGTGAAGGTTGTTCTGTTGTTCCGTGTCCAGCGAGTGTGAAGCTGCTGTTGTTCTTCTGTTTGTTCAGTGCTATGCTTATCGCCTTGTGTCGATTACTGTTTCTGTGTCTAGCTCTTATACGAATGGGAAGCTGttgttcttctttcttctttatgTTTGTTGAGTGCTATTCTTAGTTTGGGAGAAGATCAAACCAATTATTCTAGGACAACTCACTCTGTAAGTTTCTCATGAAGTCATATGTCCTGTAGATTACTATCTGAATGGTTTGAAGACcatttaattctttttcaaagTAATTACTGTATGTCTTCATTCATAGGAAGTGTCAGAGAGATCTTATGTTTGATAGCTGACCTTCTCTGCTTATGGAGATGTCCAATTTTACACAATTTGATTCTGTTctgttaatattattttttgcctATTATGTGTGGAAGTTGTGGTCCAAAAGTTGCATCGATAATGGCTCTAAAGGGTGAGCATGTACTGGAATGGAGTGATGAGATGGAGTTGGCATTCATACATATCATGCTTGAGAAGTTCAAAGTGACCCAAACGACTTCCTGGAAGAGATCTCATTGGGAAGAGATGACTCAGGAAATAGAGAAGCAATTTCATGAAGCGCAACTTTGCTGGACGAAGGTAAGGGACAAGTGTGCTAGATTGAAAGGGACGTACAGGCAGTTCACTGAGCTAAGAAACCACACTGGAGTGGGATGGGATGCAGACACGAACACCATCAAGGCCAGCCCCGATGTCTGGGATATGTTCAGCAAGGTACACGCTTCAGATATGTTACTGTCTTCTGTGCGTGAATCTGAGTTCCTAATATGAGTTATGCAATGCTAACAATTCCTTCTATTTAAAATGCCTGTTGGTCGTTGAATTTTCTAGATATTTGCATGTCCTTTATGGGATGTCGTTGGCTTTCTATAGGTCCTCACTATTTACTGTTACTGTTCTCGTAACATATACCGTATCTGAACGTGCAGAAGAACAGGGCATTCAAGGCATTCCGGACCAAAGGCTGCAAGCACTACAACCTACTGAATGAGCTTTTCAATTCTTCAACTGCTACCGGTGCTCTTCGCATCTCCTCCACCGATCCACCGACAACTTCATCCGAGGAACGACGGATGCATGCGGCATTCATATCAGTGTCGAGGGGAAAGCAGAAACAGTCTGTGAACATCGGGGAGGGCTCCGACGAGAGTGACGACCCCGTCAATGTTCAAGATCCAATTATATCAGAGTCCCGACGTCGAATCCCTAAAAGAGCATCATCGGAAAGGTCCATAATGCAGGAGTGCATGGAATTGTTCAGGGATAGCTTCAACAAGAATGGTCCCGAAACCCCATCGGCGTCAAAACGAAGCAAGTCCGTATCAAGCCCTGAGAAGCCGGAGAAGGATAGCGTCAACGAAGCCATGTTAGagttgaaaaaattgaaggaCAAGGTCCCACGTCGTTTTTATGTGAAAGCCGCCATGGCGCTGATAGATAAGGAAATAAGGAGGGTTTTCATGTTCTTAGACTAGGATGAGCGAATTGAATGGCTGCAGGACCTTGCTGACTCCTGAATCGACGCGCAGAGTACATTGGTTTACGTTTAGTTGAATATGTTCCGCTAATTGCTTTTACTTTACTTTGTTATGACATTTGATATTCTGACATGTTTGTTTCGGGTGTTTGGAATAATTTAAGTTGAATATTTTTAATGCGTGCTTTGACTGTCTTGTGTGGTATGAAGTGTGGTTTTTAATTGTTAACGACCCGTGCATTATATTCTTTCAACAGTTATAGGCGTACAGTGGCAATACTCAATATGCCAAGGAATAGCAATTCTGCACGGTATAACAGTTCCTCTAACGACGACGAGATCGTTGTTAGGCAGCGGTGGTTCTTCTTATTGATGGTACGACTAATGGAGGCCGAACGAGTGGTTCAAAGGAACATTCCGTGCAGAACTTCGGCACTTCAAGGAAGACAATACACATTTGAAGTTTTGGGGAACGACGTTAGATGCTTCGAGTCGTTTAGAATGGAACCGTATGTGTTTAGAAATCTTTGCGACACACTTCGGCTGCGCTGTGGTATCACTGACAGTAGGAATGGTATCACCGTGGAAGAGATCGTAGGAATGTTCTTATTGGTTATTTCACATAGTTCACGCTATGCAATTGTGGCAGAAAGGTATCAACATTCAAAAGAAACGGTGTCACGAGCGGTCATAAAAATTCTCCGAGGAATACTGGCCTTATCACCCGAGTATATTCGACCGAGGAACGTAGCTGTACAGCCGGAAATTGAAAGGGAACCACGATGGCGTTTCTTTAGGGTATTTTTCTAATACTGCCAAGCTATGAATAATTTATATcgtaatatt of the Punica granatum isolate Tunisia-2019 chromosome 6, ASM765513v2, whole genome shotgun sequence genome contains:
- the LOC116212256 gene encoding uncharacterized protein LOC116212256 → MALKGEHVLEWSDEMELAFIHIMLEKFKVTQTTSWKRSHWEEMTQEIEKQFHEAQLCWTKVRDKCARLKGTYRQFTELRNHTGVGWDADTNTIKASPDVWDMFSKKNRAFKAFRTKGCKHYNLLNELFNSSTATGALRISSTDPPTTSSEERRMHAAFISVSRGKQKQSVNIGEGSDESDDPVNVQDPIISESRRRIPKRASSERSIMQECMELFRDSFNKNGPETPSASKRSKSVSSPEKPEKDSVNEAMLELKKLKDKVPRRFYVKAAMALIDKEIRRVFIYRRTVAILNMPRNSNSARYNSSSNDDEIVVRQRWFFLLMDCIGAIDGTHVAACIPRENRVSYLDRNAEITQNILAACSHDMMFTYVMTGWEGSAHDSRIFSEAATLEQFPAPRGG